In Aricia agestis chromosome 14, ilAriAges1.1, whole genome shotgun sequence, one genomic interval encodes:
- the LOC121733599 gene encoding GTP 3',8-cyclase isoform X1, whose translation MYSLRIVQNVLQKKLHLKLSAPVLGGLRQTSHSHDKSRELEPPNADATTETLMDLHGRRHDYLRISLTERCNLRCQYCMPAEGVSLSPRARLLSFAELMRLARVFAALGVGKVRLTGGEPTLRADLEEVVRALRGLPGVRTVAMTSNGLALARRLPALQRAGLTHLNLSLDTLRADRFERMTRRPGLAKVLACIDVALQIGIRPLKINTVLMKGFNDDEVGDFVEFTREREVEVRDEERRHSPGLQPAYDPHRRVAACGRRAYCTAAGGGSDEAGPRLTHVDGEGRARMVDVGGKAETERAAEAECYVRVNAAVARLLRAGGGGKGDAAGAARLAGVMAAKRTADLIPLCHQLPLSAVRVRVELPGEEGGAVRVTCEARTRARTGVEMEALTGCAVAALTLYDMCKAADRHMRVSGLRVTRKSGGRSGDWTAPDLDPDDA comes from the exons ATGTATTCATTGAGAATTGTACAAAATGTGCTCCAAAAGAAGCTTCACCTCAAACTGTCAGCACCTGTACTGGGGGGCCTGCGCCAGACCAGCCACTCTCATGACAAG agCAGGGAGTTGGAACCGCCAAATGCAGATGCAACGACGGAAACCCTAATGGACCTGCACGGTCGTCGCCATGACTACTTGCGCATATCTCTCACTGAGCGATGCAACCTGAGGT GTCAGTACTGCATGCCGGCGGAGGGCGTGTCGCTGAGCCCGCGGGCGCGGCTGCTGTCGTTCGCAGAGCTGATGCGGCTGGCGCGCGTGTTCGCGGCGCTGGGCGTAGGCAAGGTGCGACTAACGGGCGGGGAGCCCACGCTGCGCGCGGACCTCGAGGAGGTGGTGCGGGCGCTGCGGGGGCTGCCGGGCGTGCGCACGGTCGCCATGACCAGCAACGGGCTGGCGCTGGCGCGGCGACTGCCCGCGCTGCAGCGCGCCGGCCTCACACACCTCAACCTGTCGCTGGACACGCTGCGCGCGGACCGCTTCGAGCGCATGACGCGCCGCCCCGGACTCGCCAAG GTGCTCGCGTGCATCGACGTCGCGCTGCAGATCGGCATACGACCACTCAAGATCAACACTGTGCTCATGAAAG GTTTCAACGACGATGAAGTCGGCGATTTCGTGGAGTTCACGCGCGAGCGGGAGGTGGAAGTGAG GGATGAAGAGCGGCGACATAGTCCAGGGCTCCAACCGGCCTATGATCCTCATCGGCGGGTAGCGGCGTGCGGGCGGCGCGCGTACTGCACCGCGGCGGGCGGGGGCAGTGACGAGGCGGGGCCGCGGCTGACGCACGTGGACGGGGAGGGCCGCGCGCGCATGGTGGACGTGGGCGGCAAGGCGGAGACGGAGCGCGCGGCGGAGGCGGAGTGCTACGTGCGGGTGAACGCGGCGGTGGCGCGGCTGCtgcgcgcgggcggcgggggcaAGGGCgacgcggcgggcgcggcgcggctggcGGGCGTGATGGCTGCCAAGCGCACGGCGGACCTCATCCCGCTGTGCCACCAGCTGCCGCTGTCGGCGGTGCGCGTGCGCGTGGAGCTGCCGGGGGAGGAGGGCGGGGCGGTGCGCGTGACGTGCGAGGCGCGGACGCGCGCTCGCACGGGGGTGGAGATGGAGGCGCTGACGGGGTGCGCGGTGGCAGCGCTGACGCTGTACGACATGTGCAAGGCGGCGGACCGGCACATGCGAGTGTCGGGGCTACGCGTCACGCGCAAGTCCGGCGGCAGGAGCGGGGACTGGACCGCGCCCGATCTCGACCCTGACGACGCGTAG
- the LOC121733599 gene encoding GTP 3',8-cyclase, mitochondrial isoform X2 codes for MYSLRIVQNVLQKKLHLKLSAPVLGGLRQTSHSHDKSRELEPPNADATTETLMDLHGRRHDYLRISLTERCNLRCQYCMPAEGVSLSPRARLLSFAELMRLARVFAALGVGKVRLTGGEPTLRADLEEVVRALRGLPGVRTVAMTSNGLALARRLPALQRAGLTHLNLSLDTLRADRFERMTRRPGLAKVLACIDVALQIGIRPLKINTVLMKGFNDDEVGDFVEFTREREVEVRFIEFMPFAGNEWAAARMVPERAALAAARAAAGTGLRRAARAARGDTATLWEVAGHAGRVGFVSSMTRPFCGGCNRLRLTADGSLKVCLFGAAEVSLRDAVRAGASDDDLAALVRAALRRKHPQHAGMKSGDIVQGSNRPMILIGG; via the exons ATGTATTCATTGAGAATTGTACAAAATGTGCTCCAAAAGAAGCTTCACCTCAAACTGTCAGCACCTGTACTGGGGGGCCTGCGCCAGACCAGCCACTCTCATGACAAG agCAGGGAGTTGGAACCGCCAAATGCAGATGCAACGACGGAAACCCTAATGGACCTGCACGGTCGTCGCCATGACTACTTGCGCATATCTCTCACTGAGCGATGCAACCTGAGGT GTCAGTACTGCATGCCGGCGGAGGGCGTGTCGCTGAGCCCGCGGGCGCGGCTGCTGTCGTTCGCAGAGCTGATGCGGCTGGCGCGCGTGTTCGCGGCGCTGGGCGTAGGCAAGGTGCGACTAACGGGCGGGGAGCCCACGCTGCGCGCGGACCTCGAGGAGGTGGTGCGGGCGCTGCGGGGGCTGCCGGGCGTGCGCACGGTCGCCATGACCAGCAACGGGCTGGCGCTGGCGCGGCGACTGCCCGCGCTGCAGCGCGCCGGCCTCACACACCTCAACCTGTCGCTGGACACGCTGCGCGCGGACCGCTTCGAGCGCATGACGCGCCGCCCCGGACTCGCCAAG GTGCTCGCGTGCATCGACGTCGCGCTGCAGATCGGCATACGACCACTCAAGATCAACACTGTGCTCATGAAAG GTTTCAACGACGATGAAGTCGGCGATTTCGTGGAGTTCACGCGCGAGCGGGAGGTGGAAGTGAG GTTCATCGAGTTCATGCCGTTCGCGGGCAACGAGTGGGCGGCGGCGCGCATGGTGCCTGAGCGGGCGGCGCTggcagcggcgcgggcggcggcggggaCGGGGCTGCGGCGGGCGGCGAGGGCGGCGCGCGGGGACACAGCCACGCTGTGGGAGGTGGCGGGGCACGCCGGGCGCGTGGGCTTCGTGTCGTCGATGACGCGGCCGTTCTGCGGCGGCTGCAACCGGCTGCGGCTGACGGCGGACGGCAGCCTGAAGGTGTGCCTGTTCGGCGCGGCGGAGGTGTCGCTGCGGGACGCGGTGCGCGCCGGCGCCTCAGACGACGACCTCGCCGCGCTCGTGCGGGCCGCGCTGCGCCGCAAGCACCCCCAGCACGCCG GGATGAAGAGCGGCGACATAGTCCAGGGCTCCAACCGGCCTATGATCCTCATCGGCGGGTAG